In Corallococcus macrosporus, the following are encoded in one genomic region:
- the purL gene encoding phosphoribosylformylglycinamidine synthase, producing the protein MLTLRGAPALSEFRLAKLLVRCRERVPTVATLYSEFVHFVDASAPLTQDEAERLGRLLEYGPHTAKRERTGTLLLVVPRPGTVSPWASKATDIAHHCGLTQVRRMERGIAFFLTGPGGRPLDANEAEGVQAVLHDRMTQAVLPRLEDAEVLFRTDAPRPLTRVDVLGGGRAALVRANGELGLALAEDEIDYLVERFTELKRNPTDVELMMFAQANSEHCRHKIFNASWTVDGKPRERSLFQAIKNTFAQSPGGVLSAYKDNAAVIEGFEVERFFPQGEAREWGTVREPAHIMMKVETHNHPTAISPYPGAATGAGGEIRDEGATGRGAKPKAGLTGFSVSHLRLPDFARPWEAPYGKPDRIVSALDIMVDGPLGGAAFNNEFGRPNLTGYFRSFEQQVPTPDGVEVRGYHKPIMLAGGLGNIRADHVKKAPLRAGDKLIVLGGPAMLIGLGGGAASSMAQGASAADLDFASVQRDNAEMERRCQEVIDQCWMLGDRNPVRSIHDVGAGGLSNALPELAHDNELGGRLELREVPNDEPGMSPVEIWCNEAQERYVLGVAPEDLPRFAALCERERAPFAVLGEATAEQVLTLTDRTLGETPIALPMDVLFGKAPRMHREGVSRPLKHAPLSAPSDLKAVAHAVLSHPTVADKSFLITIGDRTVGGHTARDQMVGPWQVPVADCAVTVSSLMSDTGEAMALGERTPVALVDAAASARMAVGEALTNLAAARIAKLSDVKLSANWMAAAGSPGEDANLYAAVHAVGMELCPALGIAIPVGKDSMSMRTQWQEDGQKKAVTAPLSLIITAFAPVLDARVTLTPQPVDVAGDTRLLLLDVAKGRQRLAASVLAQVQQQVGPECPDVDDPAALKGFFSAVQELHAAGVLLAYHDRSDGGLWATLAEMAFAGHCGLDVDLSPLGADAVAALFNEELGAVVQVRAADVARVREVLARHGLGAHVHELGRPTPAQVVRVRHGGRELLAEETVALKRTWSRVSYEIQKLRDNPTCAEEEYAAKCDAQDPGLSPVLTFDPKVDVAAPYIAKGARPRVAVLREQGVNSQQEMAAAFTRAGFTAVDVHMSDLLSGRVSLKDFHGVMACGGFSYGDVLGAGGGWAKSILFNSRTRDAFAEFFARPDSFGLGACNGCQMFAQLRELIPGADGWPRFVRNASEQFEARLGTVEISPSPSLFYKGMEGSRMLIVVSHGEGRAEFPTAEAAARFNASGLVTTRWVDNRGQVAAKYPANPNGSPHGIAGLTTKDGRFTITMPHPERVHRTVQHSWHPAEWGEDGPWMRMFRNARVTLG; encoded by the coding sequence ATGCTCACGCTGCGCGGGGCTCCGGCCCTCTCCGAATTCAGGCTCGCCAAGCTGCTCGTCCGTTGCCGGGAGCGGGTGCCGACGGTGGCCACCCTCTACTCGGAGTTCGTGCACTTCGTGGACGCGTCCGCGCCGCTGACGCAGGACGAGGCGGAGCGGCTGGGGCGCCTGCTGGAGTACGGCCCCCACACGGCGAAGCGCGAGCGCACCGGCACGCTGCTCCTGGTGGTGCCGCGTCCCGGCACGGTGTCGCCCTGGGCCTCCAAGGCAACGGACATCGCGCACCACTGCGGCCTTACGCAGGTGCGCCGCATGGAGCGCGGCATCGCGTTCTTCCTCACCGGCCCCGGCGGCCGGCCGCTGGACGCCAACGAGGCGGAAGGCGTGCAGGCGGTGCTGCATGACCGCATGACGCAGGCGGTGCTGCCCCGGCTGGAGGACGCGGAGGTCCTCTTCCGCACGGACGCTCCCCGGCCGCTCACGCGCGTGGATGTGCTGGGCGGGGGCCGCGCGGCCCTGGTGCGCGCCAACGGCGAGCTGGGCCTGGCGCTGGCGGAGGACGAAATCGACTACCTGGTGGAGCGCTTCACGGAGCTGAAGCGCAACCCCACCGACGTCGAGTTGATGATGTTCGCGCAGGCCAACAGCGAGCACTGCCGCCATAAAATCTTCAACGCGTCGTGGACGGTGGATGGCAAGCCGCGCGAGCGCTCGCTGTTCCAGGCCATCAAGAACACCTTCGCCCAGAGCCCGGGCGGCGTGCTGTCCGCGTACAAGGACAACGCCGCCGTCATCGAGGGCTTCGAGGTGGAGCGCTTCTTCCCGCAGGGCGAGGCGCGCGAGTGGGGCACCGTGCGCGAGCCGGCCCACATCATGATGAAGGTGGAGACGCACAACCATCCCACCGCCATCTCCCCGTACCCGGGCGCGGCCACGGGCGCGGGCGGTGAAATCCGCGACGAGGGCGCCACCGGGCGCGGGGCGAAGCCGAAGGCGGGGCTCACGGGCTTCTCCGTCAGCCACCTGCGCCTGCCGGACTTCGCGCGCCCGTGGGAGGCACCCTACGGCAAGCCGGACCGCATCGTGTCCGCGCTGGACATCATGGTGGACGGTCCGCTGGGCGGCGCGGCGTTCAACAACGAGTTCGGCCGGCCCAACCTCACCGGCTACTTCCGCAGCTTCGAGCAGCAGGTGCCCACGCCCGACGGCGTGGAGGTGCGCGGCTACCACAAGCCCATCATGCTGGCGGGCGGCCTGGGCAACATCCGCGCGGACCACGTGAAGAAGGCCCCGCTGCGCGCGGGCGACAAGCTCATCGTGCTGGGCGGCCCGGCGATGCTCATTGGCCTGGGCGGCGGCGCGGCGTCGTCCATGGCGCAGGGCGCGAGCGCGGCGGATTTGGACTTCGCCTCCGTGCAGCGTGACAACGCGGAGATGGAGCGCCGCTGCCAGGAGGTCATCGACCAGTGCTGGATGCTGGGCGACCGGAACCCCGTGCGCTCCATCCACGACGTGGGCGCGGGCGGTCTGTCCAACGCGCTGCCGGAGCTGGCGCACGACAACGAGCTGGGCGGCCGGCTGGAGCTGCGCGAGGTGCCCAACGACGAGCCGGGCATGTCCCCCGTCGAAATCTGGTGCAACGAGGCGCAGGAGCGCTACGTGCTGGGCGTGGCGCCGGAGGACCTGCCGCGCTTCGCCGCGCTGTGCGAGCGCGAGCGCGCCCCCTTCGCCGTCCTGGGCGAGGCCACCGCGGAGCAGGTCCTCACGCTCACGGACCGGACGCTGGGGGAGACCCCCATCGCGCTGCCCATGGACGTCCTCTTCGGCAAGGCGCCGCGCATGCACCGCGAGGGCGTGTCGCGCCCCCTGAAGCACGCCCCGCTGAGCGCCCCGTCGGACCTGAAGGCCGTGGCGCACGCGGTGCTGTCGCACCCGACGGTGGCGGACAAGTCGTTCCTCATCACCATTGGCGACCGCACCGTGGGCGGCCACACCGCGCGCGACCAGATGGTGGGCCCGTGGCAGGTGCCGGTGGCGGACTGCGCGGTGACGGTGTCCTCGCTGATGTCCGACACGGGCGAGGCGATGGCGCTGGGCGAGCGCACACCGGTGGCGCTGGTGGACGCGGCGGCCTCCGCGCGCATGGCGGTGGGCGAGGCGCTCACCAACCTGGCGGCGGCGCGCATCGCGAAGCTGTCGGACGTGAAGCTGTCCGCGAACTGGATGGCGGCGGCGGGCAGCCCGGGTGAGGACGCGAACCTCTACGCGGCGGTGCACGCGGTGGGCATGGAGCTGTGCCCCGCGCTGGGCATCGCCATCCCGGTGGGCAAGGACTCCATGTCCATGCGCACGCAGTGGCAGGAGGATGGCCAGAAGAAGGCGGTGACGGCGCCCCTGTCGCTCATCATCACCGCGTTCGCGCCGGTGCTGGACGCGCGCGTCACGCTGACGCCGCAGCCGGTGGACGTGGCCGGGGACACGCGCCTGTTGCTGCTGGACGTGGCGAAGGGCCGGCAGCGGCTGGCGGCCTCCGTGCTGGCGCAGGTGCAGCAGCAGGTGGGCCCGGAGTGCCCGGACGTGGACGATCCGGCGGCGCTGAAGGGCTTCTTCAGCGCGGTGCAGGAACTCCACGCGGCGGGCGTGCTGCTCGCGTACCACGACCGCTCCGACGGCGGCCTGTGGGCCACGCTCGCGGAGATGGCCTTCGCGGGCCACTGCGGCCTGGACGTGGACCTGTCCCCGCTGGGCGCTGACGCCGTGGCTGCCCTCTTCAACGAGGAGCTGGGCGCGGTGGTGCAGGTGCGCGCGGCCGACGTGGCGCGCGTGCGGGAGGTCCTCGCCCGCCACGGCCTGGGCGCGCACGTCCACGAGCTGGGCCGGCCCACGCCCGCGCAGGTGGTGCGTGTGCGGCACGGCGGCCGGGAGCTGCTCGCGGAGGAGACGGTGGCGCTCAAGCGCACCTGGTCCCGCGTGAGCTACGAAATCCAGAAGCTGCGCGACAACCCCACCTGCGCGGAGGAGGAGTACGCCGCCAAATGCGACGCGCAGGATCCGGGGCTGTCGCCGGTGCTGACGTTCGATCCGAAGGTGGACGTGGCGGCGCCGTACATCGCGAAGGGGGCCCGGCCCCGCGTGGCGGTGTTGCGCGAGCAGGGTGTCAACAGCCAGCAGGAGATGGCGGCGGCGTTCACCCGCGCGGGCTTCACCGCGGTGGACGTGCACATGAGCGACCTGTTGTCGGGCCGCGTGTCGCTGAAGGACTTCCACGGCGTGATGGCGTGCGGCGGCTTCAGCTACGGCGACGTGCTGGGCGCGGGTGGCGGGTGGGCCAAGTCCATCCTCTTCAATTCACGCACGCGGGACGCCTTCGCGGAGTTCTTCGCGCGGCCGGACAGCTTCGGCCTGGGGGCGTGCAACGGCTGCCAGATGTTCGCGCAGCTGCGTGAGCTCATCCCCGGCGCGGACGGATGGCCGCGCTTCGTGCGCAACGCGTCCGAGCAGTTCGAGGCCCGCCTGGGCACGGTGGAGATCTCCCCGTCGCCGTCCCTCTTCTACAAGGGCATGGAGGGCAGCCGCATGCTCATCGTCGTATCGCACGGCGAGGGGCGGGCGGAGTTCCCCACTGCGGAGGCCGCCGCGCGCTTCAACGCCTCCGGGCTGGTGACGACGCGCTGGGTGGACAACCGGGGCCAGGTGGCGGCGAAGTACCCGGCCAACCCCAACGGCTCGCCGCACGGCATCGCGGGGCTCACCACGAAGGACGGGCGCTTCACCATCACCATGCCGCACCCGGAGCGCGTGCACCGCACCGTGCAGCACTCCTGGCACCCGGCGGAGTGGGGCGAGGACGGCCCCTGGATGCGCATGTTCCGCAACGCCCGCGTCACCCTGGGCTGA
- a CDS encoding glycoside hydrolase family 18 protein, translated as MRRPPAGLRVLLISLLLGGVSQGASPSKATPAAQPSVTWLYQDRLVSPWEDLTWAGAHAMGATVPGASGSHAISVTLGPWEALYFGHPGFDVAPEDTLVLKVHGGKDGANAAVRARVVIGSEQPVGVPLGSTCVGGAIPASKWTTCRVPMAKLLPEGRTRITGLWLQEDSGRTLPPLFFDDIGIEQGPRPVAITLETPAVFLAPGATHAFRATVTNSKDPAVTWSVEPGNERGTINATGVYTAPRKPGTYRVMARSKADPSQVAEASVVVGASLAAGGHPGQSGKWVSGYYTGWNADDYPPEKVDFSALTHILVGRVTPKADGTLSTKFDNDWGPEIARTLSKRAHAAGRKALIMVGGSGEHDGWVGAASDANRAKFVRSLLKAMDDFGYDGLDLDWEPVEKEDRPKLLALVKALREARPKMLLTFPLHWINTNFPADADPWFSELATYFDQMNLMSYEMIGAWDGWKSWHTSALRGEQGLHPTSIASSLELWVKAGIPKAKLGIGIPFYGLAWRHITGPYQPFTNWSDYVGGDNSFTYKKILRYSKQGKYQWDEKAQASYVTFAPDKLVEDGSVTWISYDSPQAIAAKGAFVKQEGYGGTIIWTLNQGCTDPQTGANPLLDAVRDAFLR; from the coding sequence ATGCGACGACCTCCGGCCGGACTCCGGGTACTGCTCATCTCGCTCCTGTTGGGAGGTGTTTCTCAGGGGGCTTCCCCCTCGAAGGCCACGCCGGCCGCGCAGCCTTCAGTGACGTGGCTCTACCAGGACCGGCTGGTCTCGCCCTGGGAGGACCTGACGTGGGCGGGCGCGCACGCGATGGGCGCCACTGTCCCAGGGGCCTCGGGCAGCCACGCCATCTCCGTGACGCTGGGGCCGTGGGAGGCGCTGTATTTCGGGCACCCGGGCTTCGACGTGGCACCGGAGGACACGCTGGTGCTGAAGGTGCACGGCGGGAAGGACGGTGCGAACGCGGCGGTGCGCGCGCGCGTCGTCATTGGTTCCGAGCAGCCCGTGGGCGTGCCCCTGGGCTCCACCTGCGTGGGTGGCGCCATCCCCGCCAGCAAGTGGACGACGTGCCGAGTGCCCATGGCGAAGCTGCTGCCCGAAGGCCGCACGCGCATCACCGGCCTGTGGCTCCAGGAGGACAGCGGCAGGACGCTGCCGCCTCTCTTCTTCGATGACATCGGTATCGAACAGGGGCCGCGGCCGGTGGCCATCACGTTGGAGACGCCTGCCGTCTTCCTGGCTCCGGGCGCCACGCATGCCTTCCGCGCCACGGTGACGAACAGCAAGGACCCGGCGGTGACGTGGAGCGTCGAGCCCGGCAACGAGCGGGGCACCATCAACGCGACCGGCGTCTACACCGCGCCCCGCAAGCCGGGCACGTACCGGGTGATGGCTCGCAGCAAGGCGGATCCGAGCCAGGTGGCCGAGGCCAGCGTGGTGGTGGGCGCATCCCTTGCCGCGGGCGGGCACCCGGGGCAGAGCGGCAAGTGGGTGTCGGGCTACTACACGGGCTGGAACGCGGACGACTATCCGCCAGAGAAGGTGGACTTCAGCGCGCTCACTCACATCCTCGTGGGCCGCGTCACACCGAAGGCGGATGGCACGCTGAGCACGAAGTTCGACAACGACTGGGGGCCGGAGATTGCCCGCACGTTGTCGAAGCGCGCGCACGCTGCTGGACGCAAGGCTCTCATCATGGTGGGCGGCTCCGGTGAGCACGACGGCTGGGTGGGCGCGGCGTCCGACGCGAACCGCGCGAAGTTCGTCCGCTCGCTGCTCAAGGCCATGGATGACTTCGGCTACGACGGGTTGGACCTGGACTGGGAGCCCGTGGAGAAGGAGGACCGGCCCAAGCTGCTGGCCCTGGTGAAGGCGCTGCGCGAGGCGCGGCCGAAGATGCTCCTCACCTTCCCCCTCCACTGGATCAACACCAACTTCCCCGCGGACGCCGATCCCTGGTTCTCGGAGCTGGCGACGTACTTCGACCAGATGAACCTGATGTCCTACGAGATGATTGGCGCGTGGGACGGATGGAAGTCCTGGCACACGTCCGCGCTCCGGGGTGAACAGGGGCTGCACCCCACGTCCATCGCGTCCAGCCTGGAGCTGTGGGTGAAGGCGGGCATCCCCAAGGCGAAGCTGGGCATCGGCATCCCCTTCTACGGCCTCGCGTGGCGCCACATCACCGGCCCCTACCAGCCGTTCACGAACTGGTCCGACTACGTGGGCGGGGACAACTCGTTCACCTACAAGAAGATCCTCCGCTACTCGAAGCAGGGGAAGTACCAGTGGGACGAGAAGGCCCAGGCCAGCTACGTGACGTTCGCTCCGGACAAGCTCGTGGAGGACGGCTCGGTGACGTGGATCTCCTACGACAGCCCGCAGGCCATCGCCGCCAAGGGCGCATTCGTGAAGCAGGAGGGCTACGGCGGCACCATCATCTGGACGCTCAACCAGGGTTGCACCGATCCACAGACCGGTGCCAACCCGTTGCTGGACGCCGTGCGGGACGCCTTCCTGCGCTGA
- a CDS encoding FadR/GntR family transcriptional regulator: MGGEGIQMVRVGLVAYVEAQIEQDILLRRLPGNGRLASERMMARWYGVSRGTVREALRQLAARGLVVLRSGRQARVVALDEALTLENLGLALHDARSEECRRLLEGFFSLKRQVLVELLADCCAKASESEVDQLTSVCYALLDAARWYPGERCAQLEFELLRLAAQVAVRPGHLLLIQSLQRAFRGIAARLLPFMGGEALGQWARCAMHALNERDMQTLQHQLPVLLKACDARVLDQFAPRSQVHVSPEASDAQECLPEAPSSATASDDACLETGGTGAPVSVPEQGEAPVAPSCVESRGPADSGCATVQIDAREARSFVGACEPECIAPAAEETGLLGVAAGSHGQALPVASDSGVLSVPSALGADSRGQTRGAVCDEGESLERARNPLGRWAVRLWRFLAHSLGLPAS; encoded by the coding sequence ATGGGCGGGGAGGGGATTCAGATGGTGCGGGTGGGGCTGGTGGCGTACGTGGAGGCGCAGATCGAGCAGGACATCTTGCTGCGGCGACTGCCTGGGAACGGGCGGTTGGCCTCGGAGCGGATGATGGCTCGCTGGTATGGGGTGAGCCGGGGCACGGTGCGTGAGGCCTTGCGACAGCTGGCCGCGAGGGGACTGGTGGTGCTGCGCTCCGGGCGCCAGGCGCGTGTGGTGGCGCTGGACGAGGCGCTGACGCTGGAGAACCTGGGCCTGGCGTTGCATGACGCGCGCTCCGAGGAGTGCCGGCGGCTGCTGGAGGGCTTCTTCAGCCTCAAGCGTCAGGTGCTGGTGGAGCTCTTGGCCGACTGCTGCGCGAAGGCCTCCGAGTCGGAGGTGGACCAGTTGACGTCCGTCTGTTACGCGCTCTTGGATGCGGCGCGCTGGTACCCCGGAGAGCGCTGCGCCCAGCTGGAGTTCGAGTTGTTGCGGCTGGCGGCCCAGGTGGCTGTACGTCCCGGGCACCTGCTCCTCATCCAGTCGCTACAACGGGCCTTCAGAGGCATTGCGGCGCGGTTGCTGCCTTTCATGGGTGGCGAAGCCCTGGGACAGTGGGCCCGGTGCGCGATGCATGCCCTGAACGAGCGCGACATGCAGACGCTTCAGCACCAGCTGCCGGTGTTGCTGAAGGCGTGTGATGCGCGGGTACTCGACCAGTTCGCCCCGCGATCTCAGGTGCATGTATCTCCCGAGGCCTCTGACGCCCAGGAATGCCTCCCCGAGGCCCCTTCCTCAGCGACCGCGTCGGACGATGCCTGTCTTGAGACGGGCGGCACAGGAGCTCCGGTGTCAGTCCCCGAGCAGGGTGAGGCTCCTGTGGCACCTTCCTGCGTTGAGTCGCGTGGCCCCGCCGACTCCGGCTGCGCCACCGTGCAGATCGATGCGCGAGAGGCACGCTCTTTCGTTGGTGCGTGTGAACCCGAGTGCATCGCGCCGGCGGCTGAGGAGACCGGGCTGCTCGGAGTTGCCGCTGGCTCCCATGGGCAGGCCCTTCCCGTGGCGTCGGACAGTGGGGTGCTGAGCGTTCCATCCGCTCTGGGGGCCGACTCCCGCGGACAAACCCGCGGGGCGGTGTGCGATGAGGGTGAATCGCTTGAGCGCGCTCGGAACCCCCTGGGCCGATGGGCGGTGCGCCTCTGGCGCTTCCTTGCCCATTCCCTGGGGCTTCCTGCTTCGTGA
- the msrB gene encoding peptide-methionine (R)-S-oxide reductase MsrB, whose translation MADKLNLSNEEWRKRLTPEEFQVLRQHGTEYPGTGCFLGTKTPGTYVCAGCNNPLFKSGTKFESGTGWPSFTQTLSEDSVTEIRDVSHGMIRTEVRCARCDGHLGHVFPDGPPPTGLRYCMNSVAMKHIPEGSPIELVRA comes from the coding sequence ATGGCGGACAAGCTCAATCTTTCCAACGAAGAGTGGCGCAAGCGCCTCACCCCCGAGGAGTTCCAGGTGCTGCGTCAGCACGGCACCGAGTACCCGGGAACGGGCTGCTTCCTCGGCACCAAGACGCCGGGCACCTACGTGTGCGCGGGCTGCAACAACCCGCTGTTCAAGTCCGGCACGAAGTTCGAGTCCGGCACCGGTTGGCCGTCCTTCACCCAGACCCTGTCGGAGGACTCCGTGACGGAGATCCGCGACGTGTCGCACGGAATGATCCGCACCGAGGTCCGCTGCGCGCGCTGCGACGGCCACCTGGGCCACGTCTTCCCGGACGGCCCGCCGCCCACGGGGCTGCGCTACTGCATGAACTCCGTGGCGATGAAGCACATCCCCGAAGGCAGCCCCATCGAACTGGTCCGGGCCTGA
- a CDS encoding CBS domain-containing protein: MRISELMTRDVKTIDADECLRSAAERLESSSLGALPVVDRGRLVGLLTDSELSLCSTVHGHDPDVTTVREAMSAPLVTCPEDAPLEAGERLMEEHHVSRLVVVDAEQHAVGLLRLDDVASEPLTLLRPGEPLEYLSLYS, encoded by the coding sequence ATGCGGATTTCGGAACTGATGACCCGGGACGTGAAGACCATCGACGCGGATGAATGTCTGCGCTCCGCCGCCGAGCGGCTGGAGTCTTCCAGCCTGGGCGCGTTGCCTGTCGTGGATCGGGGCCGGCTGGTGGGCCTGCTCACCGACTCGGAGCTCTCCCTGTGCTCCACCGTCCATGGGCACGACCCCGATGTCACCACCGTGCGCGAGGCGATGTCCGCGCCGCTCGTCACCTGTCCGGAGGATGCACCGCTGGAGGCCGGTGAGCGCCTGATGGAAGAGCACCACGTGAGCCGGCTGGTCGTCGTGGACGCCGAGCAGCACGCGGTGGGCCTCCTGCGCCTGGACGACGTCGCCTCCGAGCCGCTCACGCTGCTGCGGCCCGGCGAGCCGCTGGAATACCTGAGCCTCTACTCCTGA
- the thrS gene encoding threonine--tRNA ligase has product MLDEHDHRALGQRLDLFHLQEEAPGMVFWHPRGLMLYRLLEDHVRARMREEGYREVRTPQLCSQPLWEQSGHWENFRENMFCMEEGDRHLALKPVSCPGHIQLVQRMAPSHRDLPLRLGEFGLVHRSEPSGALHGLFRLRQFTQDDGHIFCAAEQVEAEVVRFVRSLKAFYAGFGFDDVQVAFSSRPAMRAGSDVLWDQAEAWLQSAAKQAGLVYEDQPGQGAFYGPKLEFVLKDRLGRAWQCGTIQLDLVLPERFDLHYVGASGERLRPVMLHRALFGSLERFIGMLLEHHGGALPAWLAPEQVVVASVGAGAAAYAEALAARLRLAGCRARADVRDESLSKKVLGSHEDGVPFLAVVGGREVESKGVRLRQRDGSQRDLPWDDAVGWLSAACQPAVAG; this is encoded by the coding sequence ATGCTTGATGAACACGACCACCGCGCGCTGGGCCAGCGTCTGGACCTCTTCCACCTGCAGGAGGAGGCGCCGGGCATGGTGTTCTGGCACCCGCGCGGACTGATGCTGTACCGCCTCCTGGAGGACCACGTCCGCGCCCGCATGCGCGAAGAGGGCTACCGAGAAGTCCGTACGCCGCAGCTGTGCTCCCAGCCGCTGTGGGAGCAGAGCGGCCACTGGGAGAACTTCCGCGAGAACATGTTCTGCATGGAGGAAGGCGACCGGCACCTGGCGTTGAAGCCGGTGAGCTGCCCTGGCCACATCCAACTGGTGCAGCGCATGGCGCCCAGCCACCGCGACCTGCCCCTGCGGCTGGGGGAGTTCGGGCTGGTGCACCGCAGCGAGCCCAGCGGCGCGCTGCACGGGCTGTTCCGCCTGCGGCAGTTCACGCAGGACGACGGCCACATCTTCTGCGCGGCGGAGCAGGTGGAGGCGGAGGTGGTCCGCTTCGTGCGGTCGCTCAAGGCGTTCTACGCGGGCTTCGGCTTCGACGACGTGCAGGTGGCCTTCTCCAGCCGTCCGGCGATGCGGGCCGGCAGTGACGTGCTGTGGGACCAGGCGGAGGCGTGGCTCCAGTCCGCGGCGAAGCAGGCGGGTCTGGTGTACGAGGACCAGCCGGGCCAGGGTGCCTTCTACGGGCCCAAGTTGGAGTTCGTGCTGAAGGACCGACTGGGCCGGGCCTGGCAGTGCGGGACGATCCAGCTGGACCTGGTGTTGCCGGAGCGCTTCGACCTGCACTACGTCGGCGCGTCCGGAGAGCGCCTGCGCCCGGTGATGCTTCACCGCGCGCTGTTCGGCAGCCTGGAGCGCTTCATCGGCATGTTGCTGGAGCACCATGGGGGCGCGCTGCCCGCGTGGCTCGCGCCGGAGCAGGTGGTGGTGGCCTCCGTGGGAGCGGGGGCCGCCGCGTACGCGGAGGCGCTGGCGGCGCGGCTGCGGCTGGCCGGCTGCCGGGCGCGAGCGGACGTGCGGGACGAGTCCCTATCGAAGAAGGTCCTGGGCTCGCACGAGGACGGAGTGCCGTTCCTGGCGGTGGTGGGAGGCCGGGAGGTGGAGTCGAAGGGAGTCCGCCTGCGGCAGCGCGACGGCTCGCAGCGCGACCTGCCCTGGGATGACGCCGTGGGCTGGCTGTCAGCCGCGTGCCAGCCAGCCGTGGCGGGCTGA
- a CDS encoding OPT/YSL family transporter, which produces MAHPAEPLPPEPSAPLSSVPEDVTPRFRFLPAVGTWKYHLLLASVAILFLGPLGGVAASYMNFSLGFFVASQVLSGILGSVVTYGYGAEGKHGANYMQTMAASVASLCAMSVLIQSMVWLGMPQPPAWQLMLFVGCVGMFGVGVGMLYTPLLVDRLQLDYPSGYAVANILRALTDKRLLKASIAKLGGGTGLGILAAWLTEKAASIAALSVSSSTVGAGMVVGSRITVPAMLMGLIGYALTPYLQGIGWLGPNDPYRKIGFLVSLAMICGAALVDLALLAVQAVDRIRGRAQAPADTEPAWKKVNVPRLIAWVVGWGAAVVVVATQVLHQPAGFILFGLALSLLFVLINGIAYGISDNNPISSAFVMSVLLMSLLGLKDPLVGLMASSILLISTSVGCDMQQDRSTGWRLGTNRVVQFRYQVLGIFMGAVLCVVLARVFMGAYPVLSVNQLDHPDVKVAQWSSAMTYKFVGAIRDLGTLSAHKVTALLVGLGIGFTLEVIRKGVRRNPAYLRFVQGSRTGFGVGWAMDSLVLASPYAYAFGGFIALPAALWFGVGGVLTSVFNTVSKRFKREPAPGEAVLPEDMSTMSLVGGGLIAGESLFYLFVGLAGLVSLLG; this is translated from the coding sequence ATGGCCCACCCCGCCGAGCCGCTCCCGCCGGAGCCTTCCGCCCCCCTGTCCTCCGTGCCCGAGGACGTCACGCCGCGCTTCCGCTTCCTGCCTGCGGTGGGCACGTGGAAGTACCACCTGCTGCTCGCGTCGGTGGCCATCCTCTTCCTGGGCCCGCTGGGCGGCGTGGCCGCGTCGTACATGAACTTCAGCCTGGGCTTCTTCGTCGCCAGCCAGGTGCTCTCCGGCATCCTCGGCAGCGTCGTCACCTACGGCTACGGCGCGGAGGGAAAGCACGGCGCCAACTACATGCAGACGATGGCCGCGTCCGTGGCCTCGCTGTGCGCCATGTCCGTGCTGATCCAATCCATGGTGTGGCTGGGCATGCCCCAGCCGCCCGCGTGGCAGCTGATGCTCTTCGTCGGCTGCGTGGGCATGTTCGGCGTGGGCGTGGGCATGCTCTACACGCCGCTGCTCGTGGACCGACTCCAGCTGGACTACCCGTCCGGCTACGCGGTGGCCAACATCCTGCGAGCGCTCACGGACAAGCGCCTGCTCAAGGCCTCCATCGCGAAGCTGGGCGGCGGCACCGGCCTGGGCATCCTGGCCGCGTGGCTCACGGAGAAGGCGGCCTCCATCGCCGCGCTGAGCGTGAGCAGCTCCACGGTGGGCGCCGGCATGGTGGTGGGCAGCCGCATCACCGTGCCCGCCATGCTGATGGGCCTCATCGGCTACGCGCTCACCCCGTATCTGCAGGGCATCGGGTGGCTGGGCCCGAATGACCCCTACCGGAAGATTGGCTTCCTGGTGTCGCTGGCGATGATCTGCGGCGCGGCGCTGGTGGACCTGGCGCTGCTCGCGGTGCAGGCGGTGGACCGCATCCGGGGCCGGGCGCAGGCGCCGGCCGACACCGAGCCCGCGTGGAAGAAGGTCAACGTGCCCCGGCTCATCGCCTGGGTGGTGGGCTGGGGCGCGGCCGTGGTGGTGGTGGCCACGCAGGTGCTGCACCAGCCCGCGGGCTTCATCCTCTTCGGGCTCGCGCTGTCGCTCCTGTTCGTGCTCATCAACGGCATCGCCTACGGCATCAGCGACAACAACCCCATCTCCAGCGCCTTCGTGATGTCGGTGCTGCTGATGTCGCTGCTGGGCCTGAAGGATCCGCTGGTGGGGCTGATGGCGTCCTCCATCCTGCTCATCTCCACGTCGGTGGGCTGCGACATGCAGCAGGACCGCTCCACCGGATGGCGCCTGGGCACCAACCGCGTGGTGCAGTTCCGCTACCAGGTGCTGGGCATCTTCATGGGCGCGGTGCTGTGCGTGGTGCTGGCGCGGGTGTTCATGGGCGCCTACCCCGTGCTGTCCGTGAACCAGCTGGACCACCCGGACGTGAAGGTGGCGCAGTGGAGCTCCGCGATGACGTACAAGTTCGTGGGCGCCATCCGCGACCTGGGCACGCTGTCCGCGCACAAGGTGACGGCGCTGCTCGTGGGCCTGGGCATCGGCTTCACGCTGGAGGTCATCCGCAAGGGGGTCCGCCGCAATCCCGCCTACCTGCGCTTCGTGCAGGGCTCGCGGACGGGGTTCGGCGTGGGCTGGGCCATGGACTCGCTGGTGCTGGCGAGCCCCTACGCGTACGCATTCGGCGGCTTCATCGCGCTGCCCGCGGCGCTCTGGTTCGGCGTGGGCGGCGTCCTCACGTCCGTCTTCAACACCGTCTCCAAGCGCTTCAAGCGCGAGCCCGCGCCCGGCGAAGCGGTGCTGCCCGAGGACATGAGCACCATGTCGCTGGTGGGCGGCGGCCTCATCGCGGGCGAGTCGCTCTTCTACCTCTTCGTGGGCCTCGCCGGCCTGGTGTCCCTGTTGGGCTGA